A single Campylobacter ureolyticus ACS-301-V-Sch3b DNA region contains:
- a CDS encoding type II toxin-antitoxin system RelE/ParE family toxin, which translates to MLIIESKRFTDELNSICDFIAKDSINRAIAFQQELKSKLDNIAFMPYLNRKSIKFNDENIRDFIFKGYVIPYLIDDDKIVILGIYKRNLWNK; encoded by the coding sequence ATGCTAATAATTGAAAGTAAAAGATTTACTGATGAATTAAATAGTATTTGTGATTTTATCGCAAAAGATAGCATTAACAGAGCTATTGCATTTCAACAAGAGCTTAAATCAAAGCTTGATAACATTGCTTTTATGCCTTATCTAAATAGAAAATCAATTAAATTCAATGATGAGAATATAAGAGACTTCATTTTTAAAGGCTATGTGATACCTTACTTAATAGATGATGACAAGATAGTTATTTTAGGCATTTATAAACGCAATCTTTGGAATAAATAG
- a CDS encoding AAA family ATPase → MKISNTNKEYHNFLNEINSFDPYKDDEVDEVSNDKNAPLTDKKGSKMIKRDNVIIPKESNNINVLANKRKKEYIPLTPDNIDDFALTPEEIEGFDDSWLINGFITNQSLGMIYAEAGSGKSYFSIFLSLYMLKNNIAKKVYYLDADNGNQVVKKRKIDKIIRFSDNKIKYLHSKKLNPFKKDRLLSDFVKPLEQKPSDFYNDTFFIFDSARNFISGDLSADYKVKPYLDDLQTLRDYGANVIFLHHQPKQPLNKDENNGLYKGATAFNDSVDYSYHLSSKKLSDDKMLILLKAIKSRNLEKNQAFILDTMTFNLEFVDYDDYSMSDKELDTIEVIQEILNENRAGISKRNLIEKILERAKFNRIEVLGGNALREFLPKLKNKFLTFEKTDEKKRNSLEIYRPL, encoded by the coding sequence ATGAAAATAAGTAATACCAATAAGGAATATCATAATTTTTTAAATGAAATTAATTCTTTTGACCCATATAAAGATGATGAAGTCGATGAGGTAAGCAATGATAAAAATGCCCCCTTGACCGACAAAAAAGGGAGCAAAATGATAAAACGCGATAACGTTATTATACCAAAAGAAAGCAACAATATCAACGTTTTAGCCAATAAAAGAAAAAAAGAGTATATACCTCTAACACCTGATAATATTGATGACTTTGCACTTACACCCGAGGAAATAGAGGGCTTTGATGATAGTTGGCTTATAAATGGCTTTATTACTAATCAAAGCTTAGGAATGATTTACGCAGAGGCTGGAAGTGGAAAAAGCTATTTTTCGATATTTTTATCCCTTTATATGTTAAAAAATAATATTGCTAAAAAGGTTTATTACCTAGATGCCGACAATGGCAATCAAGTTGTTAAAAAAAGGAAAATAGACAAAATTATAAGGTTTAGCGATAATAAAATAAAATATTTACACTCAAAGAAGTTAAACCCATTTAAAAAAGATAGGCTATTAAGCGATTTTGTTAAACCCTTAGAGCAAAAACCTAGCGACTTTTATAATGATACATTTTTTATCTTTGATAGTGCTAGAAACTTTATAAGTGGTGATTTAAGTGCTGATTATAAGGTAAAGCCTTATTTAGATGATTTACAAACTTTAAGAGATTATGGAGCTAATGTTATATTTTTACACCACCAACCAAAACAGCCACTAAACAAAGATGAAAATAACGGCTTATACAAGGGAGCAACTGCATTTAATGACAGTGTAGATTATTCTTATCACTTATCATCTAAAAAGCTAAGTGATGATAAAATGCTTATCCTTTTAAAGGCAATAAAGAGCAGGAACCTAGAGAAAAATCAAGCTTTTATATTAGACACTATGACTTTTAACCTTGAATTCGTTGATTATGATGATTATTCAATGAGTGATAAAGAGTTAGACACAATAGAGGTTATACAAGAGATTTTAAACGAAAATAGGGCAGGTATAAGCAAAAGAAACCTTATAGAGAAAATACTAGAAAGAGCAAAGTTTAACAGAATAGAAGTTTTAGGAGGTAACGCATTAAGGGAGTTTTTACCAAAGCTAAAAAATAAGTTTTTAACTTTTGAGAAAACAGATGAAAAAAAGCGAAATTCATTAGAGATTTACAGACCTCTTTAA
- a CDS encoding tyrosine-type recombinase/integrase produces the protein MANVTKTYLTDKNIRELKPKLRQYKKVVGSPKELYIWVNPSGIKTFFLRLKNDKTKKINEFRDGIYGVNEARKEAVDLLKKLNIGLSLEALSNQDQYSFKGLYDRFIKIKSDSVSSEYLKNIKRRHELYTLPNLAKLDCKEITSSKLSDMLRPLFNKHNTDQPTRLETIHRIINDLKNIFDLAIKDRYLTYNPAFKLEDEFPTSHKFNKNKGIDTRYSAIIDKNLLADFIKDLKYDNAMDLQTKRAIYLLLLTANRPANIVSAKWQDIDLNAKKWDIVATDMKMRLSHTTALSDESVKILKEQFIYSQNYKFVFPSMTTKTGYLNRDTLSKAIRTLNNGKYKGVATPHGFRATFKTTCTLNLSTLYRLGISEKTIEEVLAHKENNKITQAYERQRATFNTKLKLMQWYSDYLNNLENLGIGG, from the coding sequence ATGGCAAATGTAACAAAAACTTATTTAACCGATAAAAACATAAGGGAGTTAAAACCAAAATTAAGGCAGTATAAAAAAGTTGTTGGAAGTCCTAAAGAGCTTTATATTTGGGTAAATCCAAGTGGAATAAAAACCTTTTTTTTAAGGTTAAAAAATGATAAAACTAAAAAAATAAATGAGTTTAGAGATGGAATTTATGGTGTTAATGAAGCTAGAAAAGAAGCGGTTGATTTACTCAAAAAGCTAAATATTGGGCTTAGTTTAGAGGCTTTATCAAACCAAGACCAATACTCTTTTAAGGGTTTATATGATAGATTTATTAAAATTAAATCAGATAGTGTTAGTAGTGAATATTTAAAAAATATCAAGCGTAGGCACGAGCTTTATACTTTACCAAATTTAGCAAAGCTTGACTGCAAAGAGATAACCTCATCAAAACTTAGCGATATGTTAAGACCACTTTTTAATAAACACAACACAGACCAACCAACAAGACTTGAAACAATACATAGAATAATAAATGATTTAAAAAATATCTTTGATTTAGCCATTAAAGATAGGTATTTGACTTACAACCCCGCTTTTAAATTGGAAGATGAATTTCCAACTTCACATAAATTTAATAAGAACAAAGGGATAGATACTCGTTATAGTGCGATTATAGATAAAAACTTATTAGCTGATTTTATAAAAGATTTGAAATATGATAACGCAATGGACTTACAAACTAAAAGAGCAATTTATTTACTTCTTTTAACGGCTAATAGACCCGCTAATATTGTAAGTGCAAAATGGCAAGATATTGATTTAAACGCCAAAAAGTGGGATATTGTAGCTACTGATATGAAGATGAGATTATCCCATACAACTGCATTAAGTGATGAATCTGTAAAGATACTAAAAGAGCAGTTTATTTACTCACAAAATTATAAATTTGTTTTCCCTAGTATGACAACCAAAACAGGGTATTTAAACAGAGATACATTAAGCAAAGCTATAAGAACGCTAAATAATGGAAAGTATAAAGGTGTCGCTACCCCGCACGGATTTAGAGCTACTTTTAAAACAACTTGCACTTTGAATTTATCTACTCTTTACAGGTTAGGGATAAGTGAAAAAACAATAGAGGAAGTATTAGCACACAAAGAAAATAACAAAATAACACAAGCATACGAACGACAAAGGGCTACATTTAACACAAAACTAAAACTTATGCAGTGGTATAGTGATTATTTAAACAATTTAGAGAATTTAGGAATAGGTGGTTAA
- a CDS encoding tetratricopeptide repeat protein, with translation MKKTIILSILLSLSLNASEKTRDYFSEDLNVDDGHQAFVENKYEKSKEIWTKLCNENDGKSCTNLAWLLDNGLGVEVDKEEAIRLYEKGCELGSAEGCSNIATMYFKGEVVEMDFEKAFKYYEKACELNHPLSCAQVGYMYEFGDGVETNIHKTFEYYDKSCQLGYGEGCTNLGTLYANGNGVKIDIEKAGEYFAKGCDLGHEQGCKYETQLKELKLKGEI, from the coding sequence ATGAAAAAAACTATTATTTTATCTATTTTATTATCACTTAGTCTAAATGCAAGTGAAAAAACAAGAGATTATTTTAGTGAAGATTTAAATGTTGATGATGGGCATCAAGCATTTGTTGAAAACAAATATGAAAAATCAAAAGAAATTTGGACTAAACTTTGTAATGAAAACGATGGCAAAAGCTGTACAAATTTAGCATGGCTTTTAGATAATGGTTTAGGTGTAGAAGTTGATAAAGAAGAGGCTATAAGGCTTTACGAAAAAGGCTGTGAATTAGGCAGTGCCGAGGGTTGCTCGAACATAGCTACAATGTATTTTAAAGGTGAAGTTGTAGAAATGGACTTTGAAAAAGCTTTTAAATACTATGAAAAAGCTTGTGAGTTAAACCACCCTTTATCATGTGCGCAAGTTGGATATATGTATGAATTTGGCGATGGTGTAGAAACAAATATCCATAAAACTTTTGAATACTATGATAAATCATGCCAACTTGGATATGGTGAAGGATGTACAAATTTAGGAACTCTTTATGCCAATGGAAATGGTGTAAAAATCGATATTGAAAAAGCTGGTGAGTACTTTGCAAAAGGTTGTGACTTAGGACATGAGCAAGGTTGCAAATATGAAACACAACTAAAAGAGTTAAAGTTAAAGGGTGAAATTTAA
- the ruvB gene encoding Holliday junction branch migration DNA helicase RuvB, giving the protein MDRIVEIEKVNFEKEYEVSLRPLNFDEYIGQEKIKQNLKVFIGAAKKRAEVLDHTLFYGPPGLGKTTLAHIISNEMNANIKITAAPMIEKAGDLAAILTNLEEGDVLFIDEIHRLSSSIEEILYPAMEDFRLDIIIGSGPAAQTIKIDIPKFTLIGATTKAGMISAPLRDRFGISFRLEFYSPDELASITQKASLKLNKSIDKDASLEIAKRSRGTPRIALRLLKRIRDFADINDEENISLNRAKTSLDELGVNELGFDELDLKYLGILFEANKKPLGLNTISAALSEDEGTIEDVIEPYLLANSYIQRTAKGRIATYKSYEMLKIPYQKGLFDEDE; this is encoded by the coding sequence ATGGACAGAATCGTCGAAATAGAAAAAGTAAATTTTGAAAAAGAGTATGAAGTAAGCCTAAGACCGCTAAATTTTGATGAATACATAGGCCAGGAAAAAATAAAACAAAATTTAAAAGTTTTTATAGGCGCTGCAAAAAAAAGAGCTGAGGTTTTGGATCATACTCTTTTTTATGGACCTCCAGGGCTTGGAAAAACAACATTGGCTCATATAATCTCAAATGAAATGAATGCAAATATAAAAATAACTGCCGCACCAATGATAGAAAAAGCTGGTGATTTGGCAGCTATTTTAACAAATTTAGAAGAAGGTGATGTTTTATTTATAGATGAAATTCACCGCCTAAGCTCGTCTATTGAAGAGATTTTATATCCTGCCATGGAAGATTTTAGACTTGATATTATAATTGGCTCAGGTCCTGCTGCACAAACTATCAAAATAGATATCCCAAAATTTACACTAATTGGCGCAACTACTAAAGCTGGTATGATTTCAGCTCCACTTAGAGATAGGTTTGGAATTTCTTTTAGACTTGAGTTTTACTCACCAGATGAGCTAGCTAGCATAACTCAAAAAGCTTCTTTAAAATTAAATAAAAGCATTGATAAAGATGCATCACTTGAAATAGCAAAAAGAAGTCGTGGAACTCCTAGAATAGCACTAAGGCTACTAAAAAGAATAAGAGACTTTGCTGATATAAATGATGAAGAAAACATATCATTAAATAGAGCAAAAACTTCACTGGATGAACTTGGAGTAAATGAACTTGGCTTTGATGAGCTTGATTTAAAATATTTGGGAATTTTATTTGAAGCAAATAAAAAACCACTTGGATTAAATACAATTTCAGCCGCATTAAGCGAAGATGAAGGAACTATTGAAGATGTAATAGAGCCATATTTGCTTGCAAATAGCTATATACAAAGAACAGCAAAAGGTAGAATTGCAACTTACAAAAGCTATGAAATGCTTAAAATTCCATACCAAAAAGGACTTTTTGATGAAGACGAGTAA
- a CDS encoding AI-2E family transporter has product MKTSKYFFVGFILFLFCFVIYLFNGFLLTIAIGILLAVSTANINRFFLKLTNDKTLLSATSTTLVLALFFLVPFMYAVIELAKYASNFDMKNTSIVLNYIQNFNFHLPEKFASFEPKIKEFIASININSLVKQGATYLSTIGKSSAKFIVDMGLIIAFYFFANLYGKSLMNFLKETLPVEASHIDSISHEVANTMSVVLYSTIATAVLQGFLFGVFLSFYGYDGFLMGILYAFASLVPIVGGALIFVPISIYELANGNTLNAIIIFLYSIIMIATIADNFIKPLIIRFINSKLVSSPANINELLIFFAMLAGLSTFGFWGIILGPAIVTLFIASLNSYRIMTKEFDNLD; this is encoded by the coding sequence ATGAAGACGAGTAAATACTTTTTTGTAGGTTTTATACTTTTTTTATTTTGTTTTGTGATTTATCTTTTTAACGGTTTTTTGCTTACAATTGCTATTGGGATACTTTTAGCTGTTTCAACTGCAAATATTAATAGATTTTTCCTTAAACTAACAAATGATAAAACTCTACTCTCAGCAACCTCTACAACTCTTGTTTTAGCACTATTTTTTTTAGTGCCATTTATGTATGCAGTTATTGAACTTGCAAAATACGCATCAAATTTTGATATGAAAAATACATCTATTGTATTAAATTATATACAAAATTTTAATTTTCACTTGCCTGAAAAATTTGCATCTTTTGAACCAAAGATAAAAGAATTTATAGCCTCAATAAACATAAATTCCTTAGTAAAACAAGGCGCAACTTATCTTTCTACCATAGGCAAATCAAGTGCAAAATTTATTGTAGATATGGGTCTTATAATAGCATTTTACTTTTTTGCAAATTTATATGGAAAATCTCTTATGAATTTTTTAAAAGAAACTTTGCCAGTTGAGGCTTCACATATAGATTCAATCTCTCATGAAGTAGCAAATACAATGAGTGTTGTTTTATACTCAACCATAGCAACTGCTGTTTTACAAGGATTTTTATTTGGTGTTTTTCTATCATTTTATGGATATGATGGCTTTTTAATGGGAATTTTATATGCCTTTGCATCACTTGTGCCAATAGTTGGTGGAGCTTTGATATTTGTGCCAATTAGTATTTATGAATTAGCCAATGGCAATACACTAAATGCAATTATAATATTTTTATATTCAATCATTATGATAGCAACTATTGCTGATAACTTTATAAAACCATTAATAATTAGATTCATAAACTCAAAACTTGTAAGTAGCCCTGCTAATATAAATGAGCTTTTAATATTTTTTGCCATGCTTGCTGGACTCTCAACATTTGGCTTTTGGGGAATTATCCTAGGGCCTGCAATTGTAACACTATTTATTGCTTCATTAAATTCATACAGAATAATGACAAAAGAATTTGATAATTTAGACTAA
- a CDS encoding fumarate reductase iron-sulfur subunit: MSRKIIIKALKYNPLSKISKPHFASYELEETSGMTLFVALTQIREKFDPDLSFDFVCRAGICGSCGMLVNGKPKLACRTLTKDYESGVIELMPLPVFSLIKDLSVNTGKWMANMDKRVESWIHTTKQTDISKLEEKVDPELAQKTFELDRCVECGLCVAACGTAIMRSDFLGAVGLNRIARFHQDPLDERTDEDFYELIGDDSGVFGCMSLLGCEDVCPKHLPLQNQIAFIRRKMASAK; encoded by the coding sequence ATGAGTAGAAAAATAATTATAAAAGCATTAAAATATAATCCTTTAAGTAAAATTTCAAAGCCACATTTTGCTTCATATGAGCTTGAAGAAACTTCAGGTATGACTTTGTTTGTGGCACTAACTCAAATAAGAGAGAAATTTGACCCAGATTTAAGTTTTGACTTTGTTTGTAGAGCCGGAATTTGTGGAAGCTGTGGTATGCTTGTAAATGGCAAACCAAAACTTGCTTGTAGAACTCTAACAAAAGATTATGAGAGTGGAGTAATTGAGCTTATGCCACTTCCTGTGTTTAGCTTAATTAAAGATTTAAGCGTAAATACTGGAAAATGGATGGCAAATATGGATAAAAGAGTTGAGAGCTGGATACATACTACAAAACAAACTGATATCTCAAAACTTGAAGAAAAAGTTGATCCTGAACTTGCTCAAAAAACATTTGAGCTTGATAGATGTGTTGAGTGTGGGCTTTGTGTTGCAGCTTGTGGAACAGCCATCATGAGAAGTGACTTTTTAGGAGCTGTAGGACTAAATAGAATAGCAAGATTCCACCAAGATCCACTTGATGAAAGAACCGATGAGGACTTTTATGAGTTAATCGGAGATGATAGTGGTGTGTTTGGCTGTATGTCGCTTCTAGGATGCGAGGATGTTTGCCCTAAACACTTACCATTACAAAATCAAATAGCATTTATACGCCGCAAAATGGCAAGTGCGAAGTAG
- a CDS encoding fumarate reductase flavoprotein subunit yields the protein MKIIYCDSLVIGGGLAGLRAAAATAAKGNSTIVLSLCPVKRSHSAAAQGGMQASLANSKMSEGDNEDVHFEDTVKGSDWGCDQQVARMFTQTAPKAIRELASWGVPWTRITKGDRDAIINAQKTTITEKDEVHGLIHSRDFGGTKKWRTCFTADATGHTMLFGVANECTKHGVDIRDRKEAIALIHKDNRCYGAIVRDLIDGRIEAYVARGTLIATGGYGRIYKQTTNATICEGIGVAIALETGVAQLGNMEAVQFHPTPIVPSGILLTEGCRGDGGILRDVDGHRFMPDYEPEKKELASRDVVSRRIMEHIRKGKGVKSPYGDHVWLDISILGREHIEKNLRDVQEICETFNGIDPADTEKDENGIGKGWAPILPMQHYSMGGIKTKPTGESPTLKGLFSAGEAACWDMHGFNRLGGNSVAETVVAGMIVGDYFADYCKEHDIDINTKDVEKFVKKEEDYLKSLVEKDGKYNVYEIKNKMKEVMWENVAIFRTGEGLEKAVKELEELYKKSLDLKVENKALFGNPELEDAYRTPMMLKLSLCVAKGALDRTESRGAHYREDYPKRDDANWLKRTLASWKEGDTMPTITYEPLDIMKMEIPPKFRGYGAKGNIIEHPDSAKRQKEVDEIVAKMKEEGKSRYEIQDALMHYELQPKFKAPNERVGVGNE from the coding sequence ATGAAAATAATATATTGCGATTCTTTAGTAATTGGCGGTGGTTTAGCAGGTCTTAGAGCTGCTGCGGCAACTGCTGCAAAAGGAAATAGCACAATAGTTTTAAGTCTTTGTCCGGTTAAAAGATCTCACTCAGCTGCTGCACAAGGTGGTATGCAAGCAAGTTTAGCAAATTCAAAAATGAGCGAAGGCGATAACGAAGATGTGCATTTCGAAGATACAGTTAAAGGAAGCGACTGGGGATGTGATCAACAAGTTGCTAGGATGTTTACTCAAACAGCACCAAAAGCAATTAGAGAACTAGCTAGTTGGGGTGTTCCTTGGACAAGAATAACAAAAGGCGATAGAGATGCGATTATTAACGCACAAAAAACAACTATCACTGAAAAAGATGAAGTTCATGGCTTAATCCACTCAAGAGATTTTGGTGGTACTAAAAAATGGAGAACCTGTTTTACAGCTGATGCTACAGGACATACAATGCTTTTTGGTGTTGCGAATGAATGTACAAAACACGGCGTTGATATAAGAGATAGAAAAGAAGCTATTGCACTTATCCATAAAGATAATAGATGTTATGGTGCTATAGTAAGAGATTTAATAGATGGTAGAATAGAAGCCTATGTTGCTAGAGGAACTTTAATAGCAACAGGTGGTTATGGAAGAATTTATAAACAAACTACAAATGCTACAATTTGTGAAGGAATAGGTGTAGCAATAGCACTTGAAACAGGCGTTGCACAACTTGGAAATATGGAAGCTGTTCAGTTTCACCCAACACCAATTGTTCCAAGTGGAATTTTATTAACCGAAGGTTGTAGAGGTGATGGTGGAATTTTAAGAGATGTTGATGGACACCGTTTTATGCCTGATTATGAGCCTGAGAAAAAAGAACTTGCTAGCCGTGATGTTGTTTCAAGAAGAATTATGGAACACATCAGAAAAGGAAAAGGTGTAAAAAGCCCTTATGGTGATCATGTTTGGCTAGATATTTCTATATTAGGAAGAGAGCATATAGAGAAAAACCTAAGAGATGTTCAAGAAATTTGTGAAACTTTCAATGGCATTGATCCAGCAGATACTGAAAAAGATGAAAATGGTATTGGAAAAGGTTGGGCTCCAATTTTACCAATGCAACACTATTCAATGGGTGGTATTAAAACAAAACCAACTGGAGAAAGCCCTACATTAAAAGGACTATTTAGTGCTGGAGAAGCAGCTTGTTGGGATATGCACGGATTTAATAGACTTGGTGGAAACTCAGTTGCTGAGACAGTTGTAGCTGGTATGATAGTGGGTGATTATTTTGCTGATTATTGTAAAGAGCATGATATTGATATAAACACAAAAGATGTTGAAAAATTTGTAAAAAAAGAAGAAGATTATTTAAAAAGTCTTGTCGAAAAAGATGGCAAATACAACGTTTATGAGATAAAAAATAAAATGAAAGAAGTAATGTGGGAAAATGTTGCTATCTTTAGAACAGGTGAGGGACTTGAAAAAGCTGTAAAAGAACTTGAAGAACTTTATAAAAAATCACTTGATTTAAAAGTTGAAAATAAAGCTTTATTTGGAAATCCTGAGCTTGAAGATGCATACAGAACACCTATGATGCTTAAACTTTCACTTTGTGTTGCAAAAGGTGCGCTTGATAGAACTGAAAGTAGAGGAGCTCACTATAGAGAAGATTATCCAAAAAGAGATGATGCAAACTGGCTAAAAAGAACCCTTGCTTCATGGAAAGAGGGCGATACAATGCCAACTATCACTTATGAGCCGCTTGATATAATGAAAATGGAAATTCCTCCTAAATTTAGAGGTTATGGTGCAAAAGGAAATATCATTGAGCACCCTGATAGTGCAAAAAGACAAAAAGAGGTTGATGAAATAGTTGCTAAAATGAAAGAAGAAGGAAAGAGTAGATATGAAATTCAAGATGCGTTAATGCATTATGAGTTGCAGCCTAAATTTAAAGCACCAAATGAAAGAGTAGGAGTTGGAAATGAGTAG
- a CDS encoding fumarate reductase cytochrome b subunit translates to MVNKIEGFLGKSVDGKKSRIPALQDKLQSITGLILAAFMICHMLFTGSIIIGKGVFEGIVSFAEPFGIWQITNLIAFFIFCVFVLHAFLAMRKFPQNYAAFRAFRAHKIRFNHCDTTLWWFQFITGFLLFFFASAHLITIIFGEQITAEVSAFRFGQLHLFYFALLLFTVVHAGIGVYRLYVKWVSIDGAKKEEMIAHRQKVKKIIFIVWGCLFVLSVIADFVWIAQ, encoded by the coding sequence ATGGTAAATAAGATTGAGGGATTTTTAGGTAAATCCGTTGATGGCAAAAAGAGCCGTATTCCGGCACTTCAAGATAAGTTACAAAGTATCACTGGACTTATTTTGGCAGCTTTTATGATCTGTCACATGCTTTTTACAGGTTCTATCATCATCGGTAAAGGTGTTTTTGAAGGCATTGTAAGTTTTGCTGAGCCTTTTGGAATTTGGCAAATTACAAATTTAATTGCTTTTTTTATCTTTTGTGTTTTTGTTCTACATGCGTTTTTAGCAATGAGAAAATTTCCGCAAAATTATGCGGCTTTTAGAGCATTTAGAGCTCACAAAATTAGATTTAATCACTGCGATACTACTTTATGGTGGTTTCAATTCATTACAGGATTTTTATTATTTTTCTTTGCGAGTGCGCATCTTATAACTATTATTTTTGGTGAACAAATTACAGCCGAGGTTTCAGCTTTTAGATTTGGTCAGTTACATCTATTTTATTTTGCACTTTTACTATTTACTGTAGTTCATGCTGGCATTGGAGTTTATAGACTTTATGTAAAGTGGGTAAGTATTGATGGTGCCAAAAAAGAGGAAATGATAGCTCATAGACAAAAAGTTAAAAAAATTATATTTATAGTTTGGGGCTGTTTATTTGTGCTTTCAGTAATAGCTGATTTTGTTTGGATAGCTCAGTAA
- the lgt gene encoding prolipoprotein diacylglyceryl transferase — protein sequence MNWWNEIYSHFDPVAFEIFGLKVHWYGLMYVIALLLALFLAKYFAKRSNFPFSDEVLDKYFIFVEIGVILGARLGYIFIYSNEQIFYLTHPWEIFNPFYNGEFVGISGMSYHGALIGFVISTYIFCKKYKENLWLLLDLVALSVPLAYVFGRIGNFLNKELFGKVTEVPWGIYVDGALRHPSQLYEAFLEGILIFIILIFYKKYKKFDGELISIYVILYSLMRFISEIFREPDIQLGVFVGFSMGQILSFLMLILGVIVYYYRLKKYKQTIKKI from the coding sequence ATGAATTGGTGGAATGAAATTTATAGCCATTTTGATCCAGTGGCATTTGAAATTTTTGGCCTAAAAGTGCATTGGTATGGACTTATGTATGTTATAGCGCTATTACTAGCACTTTTTTTAGCTAAATATTTCGCAAAAAGAAGTAATTTTCCTTTTAGCGATGAAGTGCTTGATAAATATTTCATATTTGTTGAAATAGGTGTTATTTTGGGTGCAAGACTTGGATATATTTTTATCTATTCAAATGAGCAAATTTTTTATTTAACTCATCCTTGGGAAATTTTTAACCCATTTTATAATGGTGAATTTGTAGGGATTAGTGGCATGAGTTATCATGGCGCTTTAATTGGCTTTGTGATTTCTACTTATATTTTTTGTAAAAAGTATAAAGAAAATTTATGGCTTTTGCTTGATTTGGTGGCTTTAAGTGTTCCGCTAGCTTATGTTTTTGGAAGAATTGGAAATTTTTTAAACAAAGAGCTTTTTGGTAAAGTCACAGAAGTTCCATGGGGAATTTATGTGGATGGAGCTTTGCGTCACCCAAGCCAACTTTATGAAGCTTTTTTAGAAGGCATTTTAATTTTTATAATTTTAATTTTTTATAAAAAATATAAGAAATTTGATGGAGAGCTAATATCTATTTATGTTATATTGTATTCATTAATGAGATTTATAAGTGAAATATTTAGAGAGCCAGATATCCAGCTTGGTGTATTTGTAGGCTTTAGCATGGGGCAAATTTTATCTTTTTTAATGCTTATTTTAGGTGTAATTGTTTATTATTATCGTTTAAAAAAATATAAACAAACAATCAAAAAAATTTAA